aattactatccctAGCGATTCTATGAAACATGTTgacttaagatttttacttcctttgattctaaattttctttcacatatagtgcccctcccccacccacacaacctgttctgtccttctgatacattttgtaccccggaatgattgtgtcccattgattgtcctcactccaccaggtttctgtgatgcctagtatatcagtatcctccccttaacatgaggcactctagttcacccatcttatttttttagacttctagcatttgtgtacaagcactttaaaaacttgtcattatttgtctgcccttttctgatatgtcagattcttttttatgtgaatgttttttgtctgatctggcccatactttatcctcttccatcctctcctcctgactaaaacctagagaatctcgaTCGATAGACTCTCCTTTAAGAGACATCTCTGTCCAATCCACgttctcctctgcaccaatcggctttcccccatctcttagtttaaaaactactctgcgacctttttaatgttaaatgccagcagtctggatccactttggtttaggtggagcccatccttcctgtataggctccccctatcccaaaagtttccccagttccttataaagctaaacccctcctccctacaccatcatctcatcccaCACgctgagactctgaagctctgcctgccaacctggccctgtgtgtggaactggaagcatttctgagaatgccaccatagaggtcctggatttcagtctctttcctagcagacTTCCTGCTGAAGGAGAGAAGTTGGGAATCacaagccacatgcagcccaagGCTCCAACACCAGTGAAGAAGCCAAATGTTTACCCTTACCCATCCCACggcagagggctggggccagagttcTGAAGTGCTTGGCATTGGCAGGGCCTGCACAGCGAGTGAGGGGGCAGGACAGCAGCTATTAGGCTGAGGCCATGTGTCCCCTGAAGGGGGCATGTCCCCACAGCTGAACTCAGGGCTGGGGACCTCAGCCTGACCTGAGATGCCGCCCAGGGATTCCAAGGTCTGCAGCTTGTTGCTTTGCAGTGACCCCCAGGGCTCTAGGGTCTGCAGCTGACCAGCTGGGCTCCAGTCTCTTCCACAGAGAATTTCCACATTTGGTTCCAATTTGGAAAAGCTGAATTCACAGCTCCAAGGCCAGCAGGTAACAGCTCAGAGGCCTGCCCCACACTCATTCCTATGGCATgagtgtcagggctgttccccacttggACTCTGAGTGCAGAACGCGGAGGGCCTGCAAGAGCTTTAGCTTAAAAATTCCCCAAGGccacagattccacaaccttggCAGGTAGCTGCCACCTCCCAAATGCAGAAGCCTCAAAgaacccaggaagatgcacttgggaatttcttcctgtgggtaCTGTCACAGGGTAGGTACTTCCAGCCCCCTCGCAGGCAGGGCATTAGGCCTTTCGGACTTCTCAACACGTGCTCCACCCCACGAGTGTCTCAGTTCCTAGGACCCCGGTCCCCTCACTACATCCCGTACAACAGGCtagcctagtggccagagtcaataacaCACCCCCTTCTGAAAGGGTAGCGAGGTTCAGCAGACAGTGAGCAATCACCCCCTTTCCTCCAGGTGGCAGGACCTAGTGGCAATCACCACCCTCTTTcctcagggcagtgaggcctagtggaCCGAGTCCAGAATCAAATGCTCCCTGTTCTCGGGGCACCAAGGCCTAGCGGCCACAGTCAATACCACCACTCCCTCGGGGCAGTAAGGCCTAGAAGGCAGAATCAGCAATCACAGCTGTAGCGCCCCCCCTTGGGGGTTAATGTGGGTGGGGTtgggagacccaggcccaccAGGTCCCAGTTAGTGGTGAGCGTgtcccaccactagctcagcagggaatctgccCAAACACGCTGAGCTCGCAAGGATTTAACTCCCCACCCCTCTCACAACAGTCGGCTTCTCCGGTTCCCACTGGGCTGAAGGCTTCTCCGGCCACGCCCTGCTGCCTGGCCTCCGTGGCTCGGCTCGGTTCACCCGTCGCTCTTCCTCCAGAGCTCTGGCAGCACCTCCTTGCTGACTGCGCTGCTCTGCCAGTCTTTATACCTGTCCTCGAGTTGAAGCAggaccagcagggctgtggggtggggctctcAGCCACATAGCTCTGCTTCACCCTGATAGACCCATCGCGGGTTGGCACACTCTGGCACCGGTGCCCTCAAGCTCTTTGaccctccctctggagagagcttgGAAACAGACTAATTTCCTAATAGCTGGCCTCACTCTCAGGCATgggcacacagaacctcctggctttaggacacaggaatcagatcgtAGCTTTAAAAAAAGGCAATTAACAAAATAAAGACAACAGAGCAACTGAATaaaagctggtttaaaaaccacaGAATTACTTCCCTGAGAGTCCGTTAAAAAATTAGTGCTTCTATTAAAAAACGACACCGTTTTCATTAGCTCCCCTGGCTCCATGCCAACACATGCTAGTGACTCTCTGTCTCTGGTTTAACGCTTACAGGCAATTCGGTTAACCCCAGAAGAGGGTAGCGCCCTCCCATTCACCACAATGGGTTTTAGGAAAACATCCAACCTGGGTTTTGAAAGTGCCAGTGTTACCAGAACCATGTCAGACCTTCCTCTGCTGGATTCATTATTTGGTTCCTGGGTACAGGGCCatccctccccacaagccccttccctcacccccttctaAGCCTCTCCCAAGCAATGCAAACTGGGGGATTTGCTGGGTCCTGGCAGAGCAGCCTGGCAACCTGCACCACTCCATCCTACTGCCTTCTTCCAGCCCTTGCTCTGCTTCACGGGGcattctgcttcctgctgctgcgaTGAAGTGGAGTGCAGTGATCCGCGAACAGGGTGGCAGGGTGCAGTGGAGCTGGgctcctccagctcccaccaccatGGTAAGTgagggggggtgtccctgggtCCCATCCTTCGGATAGTTGAGACTATGCTCCCCGCCAGGGGAAGGCCTGGGGTAGCTGCCCTAAACTGATATACTGGGATcaattgcctccttcaccttcTGTTTTAAACTAAAGAGGTGATCCGCTTTGCATATGCAAATAACCTCTCTGCCACGAGAGATTGCCCTGATTGTGCATTCCAGGGGCACGAGCTCTTTTGGCCCCAGCATCACAACTGTGAGCTAGTGGTCCGCGGATTCTCCATCACAAGCCCAAGTCACTCTCAGTCAGTTCCCCAGTTTAGAGTCCCACACCCTCTAATTATGTGAAAtctcagttaattgactagttgatggaatttccatcgactacgcGCTAGGCACTTCCGCATCCCTCCCTTGAAACGTACAGGCGGGGGCTCGTGTGTATATAGACACAGTGTTTTGCTCTCCCttagcccagggccagctgcctGTGTGGCAATGGAGAGGTGACTTCCTTCCCCGTGCCGCTAGAGAAGAGCTCCCAGATCTCCCGGGGCAGGACCTAGCATTCCTCTGCGGCAGCTGGAGCCCAGGGTgtttctgctccagccccacaagcaGGGACACCGCTTGCCAGCCCAGCAAACTGCCACGGGGTCGGACGGAAAGGCCAAGGCTGGTGCCAGTGGCAAGGATGGCTGGGCAGGGTTCTTGGCAACATAGCAGGGTCCTGGCACCAGCTCAGTGGCACAGGCACGCTAACCTGTAGGCTGGCTGCGACCAAATGGAGGATTTGCTGGGTTTTCCACGGGGCTGCTTGCAGGGAGGTGGGACTCAGCGGCCCCGGTGTTACTGGTttaatgagggcaggggagggacgaAGGAGTTGGCTGTTACAGGAACCAGCACAGAACTTGAGAGCCCGACCAGTAGCCTGGAGAATGGAGCCCTGAGCGGAGACCCAGCTCAGGCAGCACAGCcagttctggccagtgggaggagAACGGGCTGCGGAGAGGGGGAACAAAGGGTGGAGGTCAGGAgaggggacccgggggggggagaggtagcaGGCACAGGCCAGGGGAAGAACTGCTGGGGGCAATATGGGAGGTTAGGCTGGAAGAAGGGGGCTGCAGGATGAGGCAGGGGAGCCTGGGACTTGCTGGGCTGAGGAGGGCAGACCGACAGGCTTGAGAATTCCTGTGTGCCACTGGCTGGGAGTcgctctggtctagagaacacggcggcgctgttccctctgggggtgcagggcccggggccccATGCACAGCTCCTTTCCTGACGGCAAGTACCCATCAGGCCCCTAGCTGTGTGCTCAGGGACAGCCACCGGCCCCGGTCTGGCACCCTAACTCCACCTCTGCCCTCACCGCTGTGCCGGGGCCTGCCCAAAGCTAGCCACGCCCCACTGAGCAGGCTAGTATTGCCaggccctgccagctgcagcagggtgctAGGTTCCGGCACCCTGCCCTTGTTCTGTTCCAGCGCCGAGCGGACGCCAAAGGATTCGCTGtgctcagccaggccctggggagagccagcatgTGTGCgcaatggccaaagactccttgGGCACCCCCCAACAAGTGCACCAGCGCCCCTCCCTTCTAGCAGCTCGCCCTACGCAGCAGCCTGGAGGGAGCCTCAGCGTCAGGCCTGGGGAGCGGGAGTCTGGCCAGGGACGCTCCCCAAATGCAGCAAGTTtggggaggctggtgcagggcatTTAGGGAGCAGTAACCGTAGGAGGGTTCCAGGCAGCGGAGAGAGGAGACAGGGTGAAGtgcagcagggagctcaggggcactggcagcaggagggcttgggggtgcagcgggggatgcagcagggctggagggctgggtCGCTGCCCTTCCCTATCTGGCTTTCCCCAAACTCCATGCGCTGGTCAAAAAGTGCCTTCTGCAGCTGGATCTCCTTGAGCACCTGCAGCACCTCCGGCCCCACGGCCTCACCACGCAGCAGGTCATAGTTCTCCGCAGGATCAGCCTCCAGGTCGATAAGCACAGGGGGGGTGTGCGGCGTCGGGGGCCTCAGCCCATGGCAGTCCGGGTCGGGGGTCGTCTCACTGTGCAAGGAGCCTGGGAGACAAACGTAGCAGCAGCTAAACCCACCCTCCCTGCGCCTAGgtcctggggctgggctgagcctgcAACCTGAACCCAAGGAGCGAGGGCCTGTCCCacagcaggggggaaggggggggaggtggaggcagTTACCTTGAGTGAAGAAATGGGCCTTGTACTTCCCGTATCTAACGGCAAAGACACCGAGCAGCTTGCTGGGGCTGGGCGGGTAATAGAACATCAGCTGCCGGGGGCTCTGCAAGGAGCAGGCAGAGGTGGAGTCATGCAGGGCAGTGGCCAAGGGATGTacgtgggggcagggagggtagTGGCTAAGCCACGGCCGGGCCAGACAGACCAGGCaccgggcgggagggagggggtggcacTGAGCCACGGCCGGGCCAGACAGACCAGGTGCCGGGCAgcgcctgtgggcagggaaggggggagtggcactgagccacggctggaccaggcgccgggcagcgcctgtgggcagggaaggggggtggtggcACTGAGCCACGGCTGGACCTGGCGCCGGGCAGcggctgtgggcagggaagggggggataggatggcactgagccacggctggaccaggcgccgggcagcgcctgtgggcagggaaggggggagtggcactgagccacggctggaccaggcgccgggcagcgcctgtgggcagggaaggggggtggtggcactgagccacggctggacctggcgccgggcagcgcctgtgggcagggaagggggggataggacggcactgagccacggctggaccaggcgccgggcagcgcctgtgggcagggaaggggggagtggcACTGAGCCACGGCTGGACCTGGCGCCGGGCAGcggctgtgggcagggaagggggggataggacggcactgagccacggctggaccaggcgccgggcagcgcctgtgggcagggaaggggggtggtggcACTGAGCCCCTGCTGGACCTGGCGCCGGGCAGcggctgtgggcagggaaggggggggataGGACGGCACTGAGCCACGGCTGGACCAGGCGCCGGGCAgcgcctgtgggcagggaaggggggggataGGACGGCACTGAGCCACAGCTGGACCAGGCGCCAGGCAGcggctgtgggcagggaagggggggataggacggcactgagccacggctggaccaggcgccgggcagcgcctgtgggcagggaagggggggatagGACGGCACTGAGACACGGCTGGACCTGGCGCCGGGCAGCGGctttgggcagggaagggggggataggacggcactgagccacggctggaccaggcgccgggcagcgcctgtgggcagggaagggggggataggacggcactgagccacggctggaccaggcgccgggcagcgcctgtgggcagggaagggggggaaaggacggcactgagccacggctggaccaggcgccgggcagcgcctgtgggcagggaagggggggataggacggcactgagccacggctggaccaggcgccgggcagcgcctgtgggcagggaagggggggatagGACGGCACTGAGCCACGGCTGGACCAGGCGCCGGGTAgcgcctgtgggcagggaagggggggataggacggcactgagccacggctggaccaggcgccgggcagcgcctgtgggcagggaagggggggaaaggacggcactgagccacggctggacctggcgccgggcagcgcctgtgggcagggaagggggggataggacggcactgagccacggctggaccaggcgccgggcagcgcctgtgggcagggaagggggggaaaggacggcactgagccacggctggaccaggcgccgggcagcgcctgtgggcagggaagggggggataggacggcactgagccacggctggaccaagcgccgggcagcgcctgtgggcagggaagggggggatagGACGGCACTGAGCCACGGCTGGACCAGGCGCCGGGCAGcacctgtgggcagggaagggggggaaaggacggcactgagccacggctggaccaggcgccgggcagcgcctgtgggcagggaagggggggataggacggcactgagccacggctggaccaggcgccgggcagcgcctgtgggcagggaagggggggataggacggcactgagccacggctggaccaggcgccgggcagcgcctgtgggcagggaagggggggataggacggcactgagccacggctggaccaggcgccgggcagcgcctgtgggcagggaaggggggataggacggcactgagccacggctggaccaggcgccgggcagcgcctgtgggcagggaagggggggataggacggcactgagccacggctggaccaggcgccgggcagcgcctgtgggcagggaagggggggataggacggcactgagccacggctggaccaggcgccgggcagcgcctgtgggcagggaagggggggaaaggacggcactgagccacggctggaccaggcgccgggcagcgcctgtgggcagggaagggggggataggacggcactgagccacggctggaccaggcgccgggcagcgcctgtgggcagggaagggggggataggacggcactgagccacggctggaccaggcgccgggcagcgcctgtgggcagggaagggggggataggacggcactgagccacggctggaccaggcgccgggcagcgcctgtgggcagggaagggggggataggacggcactgagccacggctggaccaggcgccgggcagcgcctgtgggcagggaagggggggataggacggcactgagccacggctggaccaggcgccgggcagcgcctgtgggcagggaagggggggataggacggcactgagccacggctggaccaggcgccgggcagcgcctgtgggcagggaagggggggatagGACGGCACTGAGACACGGCTGGACCTGGCGCCGGGCAgcgcctgtgggcagggaagggggggataggacggcactgagccacggctggaccaggcgccgggcagcgcctgtgggcagggaagggggggataggacggcactgagccacggctggaccaggcgccgggcagcgcctgtgggcagggaagggggggataggacggcactgagccacggctggacctggcgccgggcagcgcctgtgggcagggaagggggggataggacggcactgagccacggctggaccaggcgccgggcagcgcctgtgggcagggaagggggggataggacggcactgagccacggctggaccaggcgccgggcagcgcctgtgggcagggaagggggggataggacggcactgagccacggctggaccaggcgccgggcagcgcctgtgggcagggaaggggcggatAGGACGGCACTGAGCCCTGGACAGGGCAGTCACCAGGCTAACGCCCACGCAGGGGAAGGCGACAGGACAGGGTCTCAGAGCCCGGCTCTCGCCCGAGACAGGACGTCTCCCCAGCACTTCGACTGTCCCAGGAGCCTGCGCAGGCAGACCAGGGCCCGCGTTTGCCACTGCAGTGAGCCCCCCGGCAGCCAGCAGAGCTCCCGCCGCAAGGGCAGCCTGTCAGACTGGTGCCCGCCCCCCAGGGCTCTCACCTTCCCCCTGCCAAACAGCACCGGGCTCAGGTCGTAGCCATCCAACGTGACGCTGGGGAGTGGCGCGCCAGCCACCGTAGCCAGGGTTGGCAGGATGTCCAGGGTGCTGGCCAGCTCATGGGTcacgcctggctcccagccagacaCAGGGAGAGAGGCACCATCAGTCCCCTGTCTCCCCCAGcactctcctccccactgcccaaCACCTgggtcccctcctgccccagagcaggtgTCATCCCTCACCCAGTGCCCCCAGGCACCACCCTGGGGCGACAGCATTGTCTGCCTAGAGTCGAGCCACGGCTGGGCCAGACAGACCAGGCGCCGGGCCTGCAGACACCACCCAGCCATAAGCATGTGGGCCCCATGTTCCCCTCACAGGGGTGAGGCCTTGGGTCACCTGCTCCGCCAGCCCCGCGCTCTcccggcccccctcctgcacaccgcgcaggggcacaggcagggccggGCCCCCAGGGCTGTCGTTTCAGCCTGTTCTGTGCAGGCTGCGCCCAGGCCACACCGAAACCAAGGGGCTACCGGGCAGAGGCGGGCCCAGGCCCTGTTGCGCAGGGCTTACCCGGGGAGATCCGGCCTGGCCAGTAGGCCACTGCAGGCTCCCGCATGCCGCCCTCGTACGTCGTGCCCTTCCCGCATTTCAGGAGGCCGGAGCTGCCCCCCCGGGCCATCCGCATGGTCtcagggctgcgggggaggggagagcacccATCAGCAGTCACACAGGTTAATCATGCCCCACAATGGGCAGAGGCATCCACAGGGAAGGCCACGGGGTGCAGGCGTCCAGAGGGAGTCTGCAGGGATGGGGATGTCTCTGCCCTAAACCCCTCACTTGGGGAGGGcctgagaagggggaggggggaggctcccCCACAGTACTGCCCCGGGAGCACAGggagctgtgggcaggggagagggatggggggagctgtgggcaggggagagggatggggggagctgTGGGCAGCCCAGCAGCTTGAAAGCAGATCAGCTCCACAACCTGCAGGTCATTCCAAACGTCCCTTATCCTGAGGGTCCCTGTCACCCTCTTCTCTGAGCACCCGCGGATCCCTAGACCCTGGCCCAAACCCCGGGCACTCCCaaatcccccaccccccaccccctgagTCTACCTGTACTCCTCTCCACTCTGcagcctcactgccctgggaCCGGAggagtcttccccccccccccccccatccccatgctcAGCCCCACAGCCTCCCATCCCATGCAGGACTGGTGGGGTGCGCCCCAGCTCCCCCACACTCACCCGTTGTCTGCAGTGAAGAAGACCAGCGTGTTCCCCTCCAGGCCATGCTCCTGCAGCGTCTGGAGCAAGAACCCCACGGACCCATCGAACTCCAGCAGGGCATCGCCAAAGGGCCCCCGCTGCGACTGGCCGGCGAACTCCTGGCTCCCAAACTGGGGGTAGTGGGTGTGCTGGGCAAA
The window above is part of the Pelodiscus sinensis isolate JC-2024 unplaced genomic scaffold, ASM4963464v1 ctg78, whole genome shotgun sequence genome. Proteins encoded here:
- the ARSA gene encoding arylsulfatase A; this translates as MRWPCVWLFCSLGPLVLLSAATTPPNIVLIFADDLGFGDLGSYGHPTSATPNLDKMAARGLRFTDFYASCPVCSPSRAALLTGRYQTRSGVYPGVFYPGSRGGLPLAEVTVAEVLKAQGYATAMVGKWHLGLGANSSFLPIHQGFDHFLGVPYSHDQGPCQNLTCFPPDTRCFGTCDQGQVPVPLLWNQSILQQPLAFPKLVPRYNQFSRYFIAECARQGRPFLLYYASHHTHYPQFGSQEFAGQSQRGPFGDALLEFDGSVGFLLQTLQEHGLEGNTLVFFTADNGPETMRMARGGSSGLLKCGKGTTYEGGMREPAVAYWPGRISPGVTHELASTLDILPTLATVAGAPLPSVTLDGYDLSPVLFGRGKSPRQLMFYYPPSPSKLLGVFAVRYGKYKAHFFTQGSLHSETTPDPDCHGLRPPTPHTPPVLIDLEADPAENYDLLRGEAVGPEVLQVLKEIQLQKALFDQRMEFGESQIGKGSDPALQPCCIPRCTPKPSCCQCP